Proteins from one Pseudomonas grandcourensis genomic window:
- a CDS encoding methyl-accepting chemotaxis protein: MNSWFGNISVNLKLGLGFGLVLALTCVLALTGWTSLGGLIDRSNWMSDITQLNAGLTKLRVVRLQYMLTNGDETAAQNVQTTLDAFSAQQQALLAKFKSPENLKLLREQGAVIDAYRTSLGKMRSAYRAGNSARDAMSANAETANTLINDINTRVQQMPLSDQRFEQFQAITAAKEAFLLARYEVRGYTASTNAETEQKAVGQLDAAIGSLKPLNVHFADSQQDALRQLETALGNYRSALQAYKAASNDAVQARKEMTDQGAAIVSQSDQLYQIQLDRRDAESARARTLQLISTLLALLVGIIAAVVITRQITRPLRETLAVVDRIASGDLSHNVLVTRRDELGVLQQGIARMGVTLRDLISGIRDGVTQIASAAEELSAVTEQTSAGVNSQKVETDQVATAMHEMTATVQEVARNAEEASQAAAAADGEAREGDKVVNEAIAQIERLASEVVRSTEAMSVLQQESDKIGSVMDVIKAVAEQTNLLALNAAIEAARAGEAGRGFAVVADEVRGLAQRTQKSTEEIEGLVAGLQNGTQQVSAVMNNSRVLTDSSVALTRKAGESLENITRTVSNIQSMNQQIAAAAEQQSAVAEEISRSIINVRDVSEQTAAASDETAKSSVELARLGGQLQQMVSHFRV, encoded by the coding sequence ATGAATAGCTGGTTCGGCAACATCAGCGTGAACCTGAAACTGGGCCTGGGGTTTGGCCTGGTCCTGGCACTGACCTGCGTCCTGGCCCTGACCGGCTGGACCAGCCTGGGCGGGTTGATCGACCGCAGCAACTGGATGAGTGACATCACCCAGCTCAATGCCGGCCTGACCAAGTTGCGCGTGGTTCGCCTGCAATACATGCTGACCAACGGCGACGAAACCGCCGCGCAGAACGTGCAGACCACCCTCGACGCCTTCTCGGCCCAGCAGCAAGCCCTGCTGGCGAAGTTCAAGAGCCCGGAAAACCTCAAGCTGCTGCGCGAGCAAGGCGCTGTCATCGACGCCTACAGGACGTCACTGGGCAAGATGCGCAGCGCCTATCGCGCCGGAAACAGCGCCCGCGACGCCATGAGCGCCAACGCCGAAACCGCCAACACGCTGATCAATGACATCAATACCCGCGTGCAGCAAATGCCGTTGAGCGACCAGCGCTTCGAACAGTTCCAGGCCATAACGGCTGCCAAGGAAGCGTTCCTGCTGGCGCGCTACGAAGTGCGCGGCTACACCGCCAGTACCAATGCCGAGACCGAGCAAAAAGCCGTCGGCCAACTGGACGCCGCCATCGGCAGCCTGAAACCGCTGAACGTGCACTTCGCCGACTCCCAGCAAGACGCCCTGCGTCAGCTGGAAACCGCGTTGGGCAACTACCGCAGCGCCTTGCAGGCCTACAAGGCCGCCAGCAATGACGCGGTGCAAGCGCGCAAGGAAATGACCGACCAGGGCGCCGCCATCGTGTCCCAAAGCGATCAGCTGTATCAGATCCAGCTCGACCGTCGCGATGCCGAAAGCGCCCGGGCCCGCACTCTGCAACTGATCAGCACCCTGCTGGCACTGCTGGTGGGCATCATTGCCGCCGTGGTCATCACTCGCCAGATCACCCGACCATTGCGCGAAACCCTGGCGGTGGTCGATCGCATCGCCAGCGGTGACCTGTCCCACAATGTGCTGGTCACCCGGCGCGACGAACTCGGCGTGTTGCAGCAAGGCATCGCGCGCATGGGCGTGACCCTGCGCGACTTGATCAGTGGCATCCGCGACGGCGTGACCCAGATCGCCAGCGCCGCCGAAGAGCTGTCGGCCGTGACCGAGCAGACCAGTGCCGGGGTCAACAGCCAGAAAGTCGAGACCGATCAGGTCGCCACCGCCATGCACGAGATGACCGCCACCGTGCAGGAAGTCGCGCGCAACGCCGAAGAAGCCTCGCAAGCCGCTGCGGCGGCCGACGGCGAAGCCCGCGAAGGTGACAAAGTGGTCAACGAAGCTATCGCCCAGATCGAGCGCCTGGCCAGCGAAGTGGTGCGTTCCACCGAAGCCATGAGCGTGCTGCAACAGGAAAGCGACAAGATTGGCAGCGTCATGGACGTGATCAAGGCCGTCGCCGAACAGACCAACCTGCTGGCACTCAATGCCGCCATCGAAGCGGCCCGTGCCGGTGAAGCCGGTCGTGGTTTTGCGGTGGTGGCCGACGAGGTCCGCGGCCTGGCCCAGCGCACGCAGAAATCCACAGAGGAAATCGAAGGCCTGGTGGCCGGCCTGCAGAACGGCACGCAACAAGTGTCGGCGGTGATGAACAACAGCCGCGTCCTCACTGACAGCAGCGTGGCCCTGACCCGCAAGGCCGGTGAGTCACTGGAGAACATCACCCGCACGGTGTCCAACATCCAGTCGATGAACCAGCAGATCGCCGCCGCTGCCGAACAGCAAAGCGCCGTGGCCGAAGAGATCAGCCGCAGCATCATCAACGTGCGCGACGTCTCCGAACAGACCGCTGCGGCGAGCGATGAGACCGCCAAGTCCAGTGTTGAACTGGCTCGGCTGGGTGGTCAATTGCAGCAGATGGTGAGCCACTTCCGCGTCTGA